A genomic region of Gimesia chilikensis contains the following coding sequences:
- a CDS encoding HTTM domain-containing protein gives MDAPEVISTQTGKLRDRFHQFFFAQEVPYGLAIVRMLVPLVLLGTVCTRWPFARELFSADGAPAPLADLFRYYDYLPVLPGTVAVGLFTALAFFLFCSSIGWMTRFSLVASLILYTYFCCMDCISMATKYSAISTHVLFILSLSHCGSVWSVDSWLKGKRAASNWPQYAKLDPPRFEVWPQRLMQILIALIYFGAAITKLHTPGYLEGDQIIYWAMSRYNNPHPLGEYLTLYPIIVSVMSYVAIVWEMVFIFVVWRKWGRPIALALGASFHIGTLFSLGLYIFPMISIAIYFCFLKESDVQWVSARLRRLYRRGGWFQRNVDRCRALIEQFRPQPVASWKSPTAWVTGIAAVLALGVYAEYEQDLYGIRRPEGRMTLHEVEPELVAEMLRPEQTMREKDKFLSVDVGTQMVGGWLINRKSEFELGESILVQCSLNPPHEDLWVDCHLCEESGRIVYRTGQIATRENLRAIFQFYPEEILAPGKYYISVKSKGVEVMRRSVTLLPKLSAMAN, from the coding sequence ATGGATGCTCCAGAAGTGATTTCAACGCAAACCGGAAAACTTCGTGATCGCTTCCACCAGTTCTTTTTCGCACAGGAAGTCCCTTATGGGCTGGCGATTGTGCGAATGCTGGTTCCCCTGGTTCTGCTGGGGACCGTCTGCACCCGCTGGCCTTTTGCCCGGGAACTGTTTTCTGCAGATGGCGCTCCTGCACCACTGGCAGACCTGTTTCGTTATTATGACTATCTTCCCGTGCTGCCCGGCACGGTCGCCGTTGGACTGTTTACCGCCCTCGCATTCTTCCTGTTTTGCAGCAGTATTGGCTGGATGACGCGCTTCTCACTGGTTGCGTCTCTGATCCTCTATACCTACTTCTGCTGTATGGACTGTATCAGCATGGCGACCAAATATTCGGCCATCTCTACCCATGTCCTGTTTATTCTTTCCCTGTCTCACTGTGGTTCCGTCTGGTCGGTTGACAGCTGGCTGAAAGGAAAGAGAGCAGCAAGCAACTGGCCCCAGTATGCGAAACTGGATCCACCGCGCTTTGAAGTCTGGCCACAGCGCTTGATGCAGATTCTGATCGCCCTGATTTATTTTGGGGCTGCGATTACAAAACTGCATACGCCTGGTTACCTGGAAGGGGATCAGATCATTTACTGGGCCATGTCCCGCTATAATAACCCACATCCACTGGGAGAATATCTGACGCTGTACCCGATTATTGTGTCGGTCATGTCCTACGTGGCGATTGTCTGGGAAATGGTCTTCATCTTTGTGGTCTGGCGCAAATGGGGACGTCCCATCGCACTGGCTCTGGGAGCGTCGTTCCATATCGGGACTCTGTTCTCACTGGGACTTTACATCTTCCCGATGATTTCCATCGCGATCTATTTCTGTTTCCTGAAAGAATCGGATGTGCAATGGGTGTCCGCCCGCCTGCGGCGACTCTATCGCCGGGGAGGCTGGTTCCAGCGTAACGTGGACCGTTGCAGAGCACTGATTGAACAGTTCCGCCCCCAGCCGGTTGCCAGCTGGAAATCGCCCACTGCCTGGGTCACCGGAATCGCGGCAGTACTGGCTCTGGGGGTTTATGCTGAATACGAGCAGGATCTGTATGGAATCCGTCGCCCCGAAGGCCGGATGACGCTGCACGAAGTCGAGCCGGAACTTGTAGCGGAGATGCTCAGACCCGAACAGACGATGCGCGAAAAAGACAAGTTTCTGTCTGTCGATGTCGGAACGCAGATGGTGGGTGGCTGGTTGATCAACCGCAAATCTGAATTTGAACTGGGAGAATCAATTCTCGTTCAATGCAGTCTGAACCCGCCTCACGAAGATCTCTGGGTAGACTGCCATCTCTGTGAAGAGAGTGGTCGCATCGTGTATCGCACCGGTCAGATTGCGACCCGGGAAAATCTGCGGGCCATCTTCCAGTTCTATCCCGAAGAGATCCTGGCACCCGGGAAATATTATATTTCCGTCAAATCGAAGGGTGTGGAAGTGATGCGACGATCAGTAACTCTACTTCCCAAACTTTCCGCCATGGCGAACTGA
- the cobA gene encoding uroporphyrinogen-III C-methyltransferase, translated as MAGGKVYLVGAGPGDPGLITLKGIECLQKADLILYDGLVNPLILQHVSSEVERTCRVSEGCKNRRVLQQDEINQRLISAALEGKTVVRLKGGDPFIFGRGSEEAAALRNAGIEFEVVPGITAATAAAGYAGISVTHRAHASAVALITGHEDPTKPDSALDYDVLAKFPGTLVFYMGLHKLERIVESLMQAGKAEETPAAVISRGTTPFQKTVQSTLSQLPEQVRQAGLVAPSLIVIGDCVSLRDQIAWFEQKPLFGLRIGITRAEEQSEPEIKRALELGAQPVLLPTIEIGPPADWEPVDSAIARLDEYQWLVFTSANGVNYFLNRLWETGYDARKLARLKIATIGPSTAEALQQFHLRADLIPDQYRAEALAAALKPLVQSQKILWAGANRGREVLQTELAEVSATVDKIVVYENHDVASWGSESLELLESGEIDWIGLSSPSIARNFSRLLTEDIRQHLGSRTRLVSISPVTTQAATDVGLQIDAEAEEYLWDGIFAAIQKHVTR; from the coding sequence ATGGCAGGGGGTAAAGTTTATTTAGTGGGCGCCGGTCCGGGCGACCCCGGGTTGATTACCCTCAAGGGGATAGAGTGCCTGCAAAAGGCAGACCTGATTCTGTATGACGGATTAGTGAATCCCCTCATCCTGCAGCATGTTTCCTCAGAAGTGGAACGAACCTGTCGCGTCTCGGAAGGTTGTAAAAACCGCCGTGTGCTGCAGCAGGACGAAATCAACCAGCGCCTGATTTCCGCTGCCCTGGAAGGAAAGACCGTCGTGCGCCTCAAAGGGGGAGACCCCTTTATCTTCGGACGCGGCAGCGAAGAAGCCGCCGCTCTGCGGAATGCGGGCATAGAGTTTGAGGTCGTACCTGGAATTACTGCAGCAACCGCTGCTGCTGGCTACGCTGGGATCTCGGTAACCCATCGGGCACATGCATCCGCGGTCGCACTGATCACCGGTCATGAAGATCCCACTAAGCCGGATTCTGCACTGGACTATGACGTCCTGGCAAAATTCCCGGGAACGCTGGTGTTCTACATGGGGCTGCATAAGCTGGAGCGGATTGTCGAATCGCTGATGCAGGCTGGAAAAGCAGAAGAGACCCCTGCTGCGGTCATCAGTCGCGGGACGACACCCTTTCAGAAAACCGTTCAGAGTACACTCTCTCAACTACCCGAACAGGTCAGACAGGCAGGCCTGGTGGCTCCCTCACTAATTGTCATCGGCGATTGTGTTTCCCTGCGCGATCAGATTGCCTGGTTCGAACAAAAACCCTTATTCGGTCTGCGGATTGGAATCACCCGCGCCGAGGAACAGTCAGAGCCTGAAATCAAGCGGGCTCTGGAACTGGGGGCGCAACCAGTGCTGTTACCGACTATCGAAATTGGTCCTCCCGCAGACTGGGAGCCCGTGGATTCCGCCATCGCGAGACTGGATGAATATCAATGGCTGGTCTTTACCAGTGCGAATGGTGTGAACTATTTTCTGAACCGCTTATGGGAAACAGGCTATGATGCGCGGAAACTGGCCCGGCTCAAGATCGCCACCATCGGTCCCTCGACTGCGGAAGCCTTGCAGCAATTTCATTTGCGGGCGGATCTGATTCCCGATCAGTACCGCGCCGAAGCTTTGGCCGCCGCTCTGAAGCCACTGGTCCAAAGTCAGAAGATTCTCTGGGCGGGAGCTAACCGAGGCCGTGAAGTCTTGCAGACGGAATTAGCAGAAGTTTCCGCGACGGTCGATAAGATTGTGGTTTACGAAAATCACGATGTCGCCAGCTGGGGAAGCGAGAGCCTGGAACTGCTGGAATCAGGAGAAATCGACTGGATTGGACTCAGCAGCCCCTCAATAGCCCGCAATTTCAGTCGGCTGTTGACCGAAGATATTCGTCAGCACCTGGGGAGCAGAACCCGTCTGGTCAGTATCAGTCCCGTGACAACTCAGGCTGCGACAGACGTCGGTTTGCAGATCGATGCGGAAGCGGAAGAGTATCTCTGGGACGGGATCTTCGCAGCAATTCAAAAGCACGTTACCCGTTGA
- a CDS encoding DUF1207 domain-containing protein: MRLFYSSSIQTMMLVVLSFCAAQTELQAQQPNSSKPFLAPSPHAIQQRRPPAHPTQAQTFLENQYAAPSGNPVQLGVPLHESAPVRSADWNRGIADRLPPIYAQNSISSGKSVTQIRQVQATDTLYGPDLLAEDPDFSTLETIPEPQSTYTDSIEQLCQENCWGWTLLPTDLLYTSYLAGPKEPRLAMAVLHEKDIGWQLELEAGARVGILRYGSLNDDVLEGWQLDLEGAGPPRLNLEEEFDVEATDYRVGVPLTWRRGAYQAKLAYYHTSSHAGDEYMVRNPSFQRINYVRDAFVLGGGYFPDPDLRLYAELGYAFNVDGGAQPWELQFGAEFSPVEHNGFQGAPFWAVNAYLREEVNWGGNVSMMVGWQWRGDRNNHLFRVGLQYIDGKTIQYQFYNNSEQFFGFGTWYDF; encoded by the coding sequence GTGAGGTTATTTTATTCATCATCCATACAGACTATGATGCTGGTGGTGCTGTCATTCTGCGCTGCTCAAACTGAGTTGCAGGCACAGCAGCCAAACAGCAGCAAGCCTTTTCTGGCTCCTTCGCCTCATGCCATTCAGCAGAGACGTCCCCCTGCGCATCCCACTCAGGCTCAGACTTTTCTGGAAAATCAATATGCGGCCCCGTCCGGTAACCCGGTTCAGCTGGGTGTCCCGTTACATGAATCCGCACCGGTTCGGTCCGCAGACTGGAACCGGGGAATTGCAGATCGCTTACCGCCAATTTATGCCCAGAACAGTATCAGTTCGGGCAAAAGTGTGACCCAGATTCGACAGGTTCAGGCGACGGATACTCTTTATGGTCCCGATCTACTGGCGGAAGATCCCGATTTTTCCACACTGGAGACCATTCCCGAGCCACAGAGCACTTATACAGACTCGATTGAACAACTCTGTCAGGAAAACTGCTGGGGTTGGACCCTTCTGCCGACGGATCTGCTTTATACTTCGTATCTGGCAGGCCCCAAAGAACCTCGATTGGCCATGGCCGTACTGCATGAAAAAGATATTGGCTGGCAGCTGGAACTGGAAGCAGGGGCCCGCGTCGGGATTCTGCGCTATGGTTCATTAAATGATGATGTATTGGAAGGCTGGCAGCTGGACCTGGAAGGGGCAGGCCCTCCCCGTCTGAACCTGGAGGAAGAATTTGATGTTGAAGCAACCGATTATCGTGTCGGGGTCCCTTTGACCTGGAGACGTGGTGCCTATCAGGCAAAGCTCGCCTATTATCATACCAGTTCGCATGCTGGCGATGAATACATGGTGCGCAACCCCAGTTTTCAGCGCATCAATTACGTACGTGACGCATTTGTGTTGGGGGGCGGTTATTTCCCGGATCCCGATTTGCGTCTGTATGCCGAACTTGGATACGCCTTTAACGTCGATGGTGGGGCACAGCCCTGGGAACTGCAGTTTGGTGCTGAGTTCAGTCCTGTCGAACACAATGGCTTTCAGGGAGCCCCCTTCTGGGCTGTGAACGCGTATCTCCGCGAAGAGGTCAACTGGGGTGGTAACGTCAGTATGATGGTCGGCTGGCAGTGGCGTGGCGACCGGAACAATCACCTGTTCCGCGTTGGTCTGCAGTATATCGACGGAAAAACCATCCAGTATCAGTTCTATAATAACTCCGAACAGTTCTTTGGATTTGGTACCTGGTACGATTTCTAA
- a CDS encoding ABC transporter permease, with the protein MASNSRPQYGRVWITFLRNSLIREMTFRGNLIITIVTRGFWFAAQLILFDIIYRNVNSINDWTREEYFAFMATGMLINAIVETFFMPNCANFSELIRNGNLDFVLLKPIDTQFLVSFEKVNLAMLNQIVLAGALLLYALAHTTQLEPALSVLQYQIQAGQWGWLLHLSLLGTGQILMYCLLLMIGVAFFYSLMIALASSSIWFGRNQGLYDFWFYITVFARYPRSIYSGSPTGEILQFAFSYVIPILLVVTIPARQLLSKALEPSWITLVSISITLVLLFVSRWIFKWSLNSYRSASS; encoded by the coding sequence ATGGCCAGCAACTCCCGCCCTCAATATGGGCGTGTCTGGATTACTTTTCTGCGTAACTCACTGATTCGTGAAATGACCTTTCGTGGTAACCTGATAATCACGATTGTCACCCGTGGATTCTGGTTCGCAGCGCAGTTGATTCTGTTCGATATCATTTACCGCAACGTCAATTCTATTAATGACTGGACACGCGAGGAGTATTTCGCGTTTATGGCGACCGGGATGTTGATCAATGCGATCGTGGAAACATTTTTCATGCCCAACTGCGCCAACTTCAGCGAATTGATTCGGAACGGAAATCTGGACTTTGTCCTGCTGAAGCCCATCGATACGCAGTTCCTGGTTTCATTTGAAAAAGTCAATCTGGCAATGTTGAATCAGATTGTGCTCGCGGGAGCTCTCTTGCTCTACGCGCTGGCTCATACGACGCAACTCGAACCGGCGCTGTCCGTGCTGCAGTATCAGATTCAGGCCGGGCAATGGGGCTGGCTGCTTCATCTCTCCCTGCTGGGCACGGGACAGATCCTGATGTACTGTCTATTGCTGATGATTGGTGTGGCCTTTTTCTATAGCCTGATGATTGCGCTGGCCAGCAGCAGCATCTGGTTCGGGCGGAACCAGGGCCTGTATGACTTCTGGTTTTACATTACCGTGTTTGCCCGTTATCCACGCAGTATTTATAGTGGCTCACCCACTGGAGAGATCCTGCAATTCGCCTTTTCGTATGTAATCCCGATCCTGCTGGTCGTTACAATTCCTGCGCGTCAATTACTTTCTAAAGCGCTTGAGCCATCTTGGATCACACTGGTCTCCATTTCAATTACCCTGGTGCTGCTGTTTGTTTCGCGTTGGATTTTCAAATGGTCTTTGAACAGTTATCGCAGTGCCAGCAGTTGA
- the trkA gene encoding Trk system potassium transporter TrkA encodes MNIVIMGAGTVGTFVADTLCAEQHNVTIIDQSRRALEQIEERVDVQTICGSACDSAILFQAGVLGADLCLAVTSQDEVNMVGASLAKAMGSRRCVARVFNHAYLNLSTFDYQRHFNIDRLLSLEHLTALELAKQIGEPGLFAVENFARGEVVIQVLDVQPGVKADGVLLRNLKLPSGVRVGLISDGNSTSIAGADNVIEAGQIVTLIGTQENIDKVHRMFQHKRALKFRVIIAGGGNIGFNLARILQKKEYSVTILETDPQRCEFLSRHLSSTTVLHADATRRTEMEEARVGKADVFVAATGRDEDNIVCGVEAKELGADRIMSIVRRPDYANVLEKLGIDVAVSPREVITRQIMGMVHSGPVISHSEIGGGNSLILEVEVRKNSPITQAKLKDIKLKQALIAAVVKEDCVRVPGADDQIQSGDTVILLCEKDNLNEILPLFKTVKQ; translated from the coding sequence ATGAATATTGTCATCATGGGTGCGGGAACTGTGGGCACATTTGTCGCTGACACGCTCTGCGCCGAACAACATAATGTCACCATCATTGACCAGTCGCGGCGTGCCCTGGAACAGATTGAAGAACGGGTCGACGTGCAGACCATCTGTGGCTCTGCCTGTGACTCCGCCATCCTCTTTCAGGCAGGTGTCCTGGGAGCAGACCTCTGTCTGGCGGTAACCAGCCAGGACGAAGTCAACATGGTTGGCGCCAGCCTTGCCAAAGCCATGGGTTCCCGACGTTGTGTCGCCCGGGTATTCAATCACGCCTATCTGAATCTGAGCACCTTCGACTACCAGCGGCATTTCAACATCGACCGCCTGCTCAGCCTGGAACATCTGACGGCCCTCGAACTCGCAAAGCAGATCGGAGAGCCAGGCCTGTTTGCGGTGGAGAACTTTGCCCGCGGCGAAGTTGTGATTCAGGTGCTCGACGTACAGCCCGGCGTCAAAGCGGACGGGGTGTTGCTCCGGAATCTCAAGCTGCCCAGCGGTGTGCGCGTAGGCCTGATTTCGGATGGCAACAGTACGTCTATCGCCGGTGCAGATAATGTGATTGAAGCCGGGCAGATCGTGACTCTGATTGGTACCCAGGAGAACATCGATAAAGTGCATCGCATGTTCCAGCATAAGCGGGCCTTGAAGTTCCGCGTCATTATCGCCGGCGGTGGAAATATCGGTTTCAACCTGGCGCGCATCCTGCAGAAGAAAGAATACTCGGTAACAATTCTCGAAACCGATCCGCAACGTTGCGAATTTCTCTCCCGACACCTGAGCTCCACAACTGTTCTGCATGCGGATGCAACCCGCCGCACGGAAATGGAAGAGGCTCGAGTTGGAAAGGCTGATGTATTCGTCGCCGCGACCGGACGGGACGAGGATAACATCGTGTGTGGTGTGGAGGCCAAAGAGCTGGGAGCAGACCGCATCATGAGTATTGTGCGTCGGCCCGATTACGCCAACGTGCTGGAAAAACTGGGCATCGATGTCGCCGTCAGTCCCCGGGAAGTTATTACCCGTCAGATCATGGGAATGGTACATTCCGGACCTGTGATCAGCCACTCTGAAATTGGAGGGGGCAACTCGCTGATTCTGGAAGTCGAGGTTCGAAAGAACTCTCCCATCACCCAGGCTAAACTGAAAGATATCAAATTAAAGCAGGCGCTGATTGCTGCGGTCGTGAAAGAGGACTGTGTCCGTGTACCCGGTGCCGATGATCAGATTCAGTCAGGTGATACCGTAATTCTGTTGTGTGAGAAAGACAATCTGAACGAGATCCTGCCGCTGTTTAAAACGGTCAAACAGTAG
- a CDS encoding PilZ domain-containing protein, with product MIDRRSSNIRRSGDERRNYERLEAGIEVRMLRSGSGSGHVPLEGTVSDVSVDGLRMLLDVALTIEETLLVQVHSAGEHLFNSTARVVWQNQDDSGKYVTGCELCVFLTNKQFKTLKEFIGNQITPFSMAHDRRG from the coding sequence ATGATCGATCGTAGAAGTTCTAATATCCGACGTTCCGGAGATGAACGTCGTAATTATGAGAGACTGGAAGCAGGCATCGAAGTCCGCATGCTGAGATCCGGCAGCGGTTCGGGTCATGTACCCTTAGAGGGAACCGTGAGCGATGTTTCCGTTGACGGTCTGCGCATGCTGCTGGATGTCGCTTTGACCATCGAAGAGACGCTGCTGGTGCAGGTTCATAGTGCAGGTGAGCATCTATTTAACTCGACCGCTCGAGTAGTCTGGCAGAACCAGGACGATTCCGGAAAATACGTCACAGGTTGTGAGCTGTGTGTCTTTCTGACCAACAAGCAGTTTAAAACACTCAAAGAGTTCATCGGCAATCAAATCACGCCCTTCTCAATGGCGCATGATCGACGTGGCTGA
- a CDS encoding SDR family NAD(P)-dependent oxidoreductase, which produces MTDRLFNKVAVITGASSGIGRSIAEHFLNEGAKVVVFARRSELLEELEARYPARTLVIDGDVTSDEDLLRLSEGTRRRFGRVDILVPNAGLARVIPIEDASRSAIDETFNVNFHGALQTVRTFLPDLSEGASILFISTFLTQVGFPGLAAYSASKAAVKSLAQTLAAELGPRGIRVNSIAPGPINTPIWSQVGLNEEQLAGVATQISQRLISGSFGKPEDIAETAVFLVSDAARFIVGQEIVVDGGYTIG; this is translated from the coding sequence ATGACCGATCGTCTGTTTAATAAGGTTGCTGTTATCACAGGCGCGAGCAGTGGCATTGGACGCTCCATTGCAGAGCATTTTCTGAATGAAGGGGCCAAGGTCGTTGTGTTCGCCCGCCGGAGTGAACTGCTGGAAGAACTGGAAGCCCGCTATCCAGCACGAACACTGGTCATCGACGGGGATGTAACCAGTGACGAGGATCTGCTGCGACTCTCCGAGGGGACCAGACGCCGCTTCGGGCGGGTTGATATTCTGGTGCCCAACGCAGGGCTGGCACGGGTGATCCCGATTGAAGATGCTTCGCGTTCAGCAATCGACGAAACCTTTAACGTGAATTTTCATGGTGCCCTGCAGACCGTGCGCACTTTTCTGCCGGATCTGAGCGAAGGTGCATCGATTCTGTTTATCTCCACCTTTCTGACACAGGTCGGCTTTCCAGGGCTGGCTGCCTACTCGGCGTCCAAGGCTGCGGTAAAATCTCTGGCACAGACCCTGGCTGCGGAACTGGGCCCGCGCGGCATTCGCGTCAATTCAATCGCGCCGGGGCCGATCAATACTCCCATCTGGAGTCAGGTCGGTCTGAATGAGGAACAACTGGCGGGAGTTGCGACGCAGATTAGTCAGCGCTTAATATCCGGAAGCTTCGGGAAGCCGGAAGACATCGCAGAGACCGCCGTGTTTCTGGTTTCCGATGCAGCGCGATTTATTGTCGGTCAGGAAATCGTAGTCGATGGTGGCTATACGATTGGTTGA
- a CDS encoding DUF1549 and DUF1553 domain-containing protein, whose translation MSKQEVQLAELSLLMEALCEERLTAEEQQRLEEIVLSNPDAMQYYLNYAHLHGTLYWDQALGSDAEMAVASPVTDAELPVLKQPHDQVRRRSLSRAGLAATAVLGLVVVVWYVFREPSTEPQLADSQQTPSELTPGPAETLVTEDGTRRTPQFDSSQHPMLRLHQNGILTDQPLVAAKPKALPPVEKLPADASDEAIVTFINHRIQDGWQAANITPSPAATDAEWVRRVYLDVIGRIPTPEEAENFLKSKQPDKHQQLVQKLLENPSYVTNWSTIWTRLLIGRSTSRGINRRALQDFLVQSFDDNRPWNDIVFDLVAAEGDADSNGATNFLLAHLNNQAVPATAITTRLFLGTQIQCTQCHNHPFNDATQSQFWEINSFFKQTKIVRKKRTDKKGEKNQTQLALVSLRDGGTTFYETRQGLMQPAYPKFAGVKIPEGSNVNRREELAKLMTSGKTDQLARAMVNRMWAHFFAYGFTRPIDDMGYHNSPTHPELLDELARQFADSNYNIKQLIHWICLSDAYRLSSQFTADNASDDPDDGSTPNFSRMYVKQMTVEQLYDSLLVTTNPAEIVTDYQSAWKKMQKRDQWLQQFVYTHQNEENDETTTFDGTITQALLMMNGPLVQNSLDYNRKDTILASAIKERSPDARIKKLSLAALTRYPTSRELTELKRLVKERTRYLTSRNVPPQIAVQQSYQDVYWAYLNSNEFILIH comes from the coding sequence ATGAGTAAGCAGGAAGTACAATTAGCTGAGCTTTCTTTGCTTATGGAAGCATTGTGCGAGGAGCGTCTGACTGCTGAAGAGCAGCAGAGGCTGGAAGAGATCGTTCTCTCCAATCCGGACGCGATGCAGTACTACCTGAATTATGCGCACCTGCATGGAACACTTTACTGGGATCAGGCACTAGGCTCTGACGCTGAGATGGCCGTCGCATCCCCTGTTACTGACGCAGAGCTGCCGGTGCTGAAGCAGCCTCATGATCAGGTTCGTCGTAGATCGCTGTCCCGGGCCGGGCTGGCAGCGACTGCAGTTCTGGGGCTGGTGGTTGTGGTCTGGTATGTATTTCGAGAACCCTCCACCGAACCTCAACTGGCTGACAGCCAGCAAACCCCGTCTGAACTGACACCAGGGCCAGCGGAAACGCTGGTCACGGAAGATGGTACAAGGCGTACTCCCCAGTTCGATTCTTCGCAGCACCCCATGCTGCGACTGCATCAGAATGGAATCCTTACAGATCAACCTCTGGTTGCAGCCAAACCGAAAGCATTACCACCGGTAGAGAAGCTGCCCGCGGATGCGTCTGATGAAGCGATCGTTACCTTTATCAACCATCGGATTCAGGATGGCTGGCAGGCCGCGAATATTACACCCTCACCTGCTGCCACTGACGCGGAGTGGGTCCGTCGGGTCTACCTCGATGTGATTGGTCGCATTCCAACACCCGAAGAGGCTGAAAACTTCCTGAAGTCCAAACAGCCAGACAAACACCAGCAGCTGGTGCAGAAGCTGCTGGAAAATCCCTCTTACGTAACGAACTGGTCGACGATCTGGACCCGTCTGTTAATTGGTCGGTCCACTTCGCGCGGAATCAACCGCCGCGCATTACAGGATTTCCTGGTACAGAGCTTTGATGATAACCGTCCCTGGAATGATATCGTATTCGATCTGGTCGCTGCTGAAGGGGACGCCGATTCCAACGGGGCTACAAACTTTCTGCTGGCCCATCTGAATAACCAGGCAGTTCCAGCGACCGCAATCACAACCCGTCTGTTCCTGGGAACGCAGATTCAATGTACGCAGTGCCATAATCATCCCTTCAATGATGCCACCCAGAGTCAGTTCTGGGAAATCAACAGCTTTTTCAAGCAGACGAAGATCGTTCGCAAAAAACGGACTGACAAAAAAGGGGAAAAGAATCAGACTCAACTGGCTTTGGTCTCCCTGCGTGATGGCGGTACGACATTTTACGAAACCCGACAGGGATTGATGCAGCCCGCTTATCCTAAATTTGCCGGTGTGAAAATTCCCGAAGGTTCGAATGTGAATCGTCGTGAGGAACTGGCGAAACTCATGACTTCCGGCAAAACCGATCAACTGGCGCGGGCGATGGTCAACCGCATGTGGGCTCACTTTTTCGCATACGGTTTCACTCGACCGATCGACGATATGGGCTACCACAATTCACCCACACATCCCGAACTGCTGGACGAACTGGCGCGGCAGTTCGCTGATAGTAACTACAACATCAAACAGCTGATTCATTGGATCTGTCTTTCAGACGCCTATCGACTCAGCAGTCAGTTTACTGCCGATAACGCATCCGACGATCCGGATGACGGCAGCACTCCCAATTTCAGCCGGATGTACGTGAAGCAGATGACGGTAGAGCAGCTTTATGATTCACTGCTGGTAACAACCAATCCGGCAGAGATCGTTACCGATTATCAGTCGGCCTGGAAGAAGATGCAGAAACGTGATCAATGGCTGCAGCAGTTTGTCTACACTCATCAGAATGAAGAGAATGACGAAACGACCACTTTCGACGGTACCATCACCCAGGCGCTGCTGATGATGAATGGTCCCCTGGTGCAGAACAGCCTGGATTATAATCGGAAAGATACCATCCTGGCTTCGGCGATTAAAGAACGCTCGCCCGATGCCCGCATCAAGAAGCTAAGCCTGGCTGCCCTGACGCGTTATCCCACATCCAGGGAGCTGACCGAACTCAAACGGCTGGTCAAAGAACGGACCCGCTATCTGACTTCCCGCAATGTGCCTCCCCAGATCGCAGTTCAGCAGAGCTACCAGGATGTCTACTGGGCCTACCTCAACTCCAATGAGTTCATTCTCATCCACTAA
- a CDS encoding sigma-70 family RNA polymerase sigma factor has product MTSSTDLPAFPDTSSEESREFISLFTRHQRRIYLYILSMIPHPLEAEEILQNTNLVIWKKAAQFEVGTNFFAWACQIAHYEILKYRKKRGRDKHQFSDEFVSQVAEAVKENQDLFELRRNALTFCLAKLRKKDRELIQRRYQGSNQGKELADDLGRPVNSVYQSLGRVRRTLFECINRYIAAESYSHE; this is encoded by the coding sequence TTGACCAGTTCGACCGATCTACCTGCTTTTCCGGATACGTCATCGGAAGAGAGTCGGGAATTTATTTCGCTGTTTACCAGGCATCAGCGGCGGATCTACCTCTACATTCTCTCGATGATTCCACATCCACTGGAAGCAGAAGAGATTCTGCAGAATACGAATCTGGTTATCTGGAAGAAGGCAGCTCAGTTTGAGGTCGGAACCAATTTTTTTGCCTGGGCCTGCCAGATCGCACATTATGAAATTCTGAAATATCGGAAAAAGCGTGGTCGAGACAAGCACCAGTTCAGTGATGAGTTTGTCTCACAGGTGGCAGAAGCGGTCAAAGAGAACCAGGACCTGTTTGAACTAAGGCGAAATGCCCTGACATTCTGTCTCGCGAAATTACGTAAGAAAGATCGTGAACTGATTCAACGACGTTATCAGGGAAGTAATCAGGGAAAAGAGTTGGCTGACGATCTGGGACGCCCTGTGAATTCGGTTTATCAGTCACTGGGCCGGGTTCGTCGAACTTTATTTGAATGCATTAACCGTTACATTGCAGCTGAGTCGTATAGTCATGAGTAA